The proteins below come from a single Parazoarcus communis genomic window:
- a CDS encoding M23 family metallopeptidase, whose product MALVILSMGRVNRSRVRTLSSRALILIASGTLLAVAGGAFALGVGVGRAEVDTPASPLSVDHPEGRFLVDRLGEISGKLARLESEALTLAKRVGVLKGKDKSAESAAVAPAGLPAADAGKTASTQSEAAKKVVGASGGPLISLLGSTGNADGALTAFDDQGAGLTDLEYELERLSAVLFEVDRVTTELDLAQMAFPSRNPVPGGRRNSSFGTRVDPFNGRSAFHSGLDFQARAGTPIHASAGGRVVFSGYHREYGYLVEIDHGNGLVSRYAHCSRLFVKVGDVVTPLQRIAAVGSTGRSTGAHLHFEVLRNGAFVNPLRYLDNS is encoded by the coding sequence ATGGCACTGGTCATTCTTTCCATGGGACGCGTCAACCGCTCGCGTGTCCGCACGCTGAGTTCGCGCGCGCTGATCCTGATCGCGTCAGGAACCCTGCTTGCAGTGGCCGGTGGCGCCTTCGCGCTCGGCGTCGGTGTGGGGCGTGCCGAGGTCGATACCCCCGCCTCTCCGCTGAGTGTGGACCATCCTGAAGGTCGCTTTCTGGTCGATCGTCTGGGCGAGATTTCCGGCAAGCTTGCCCGACTCGAGTCCGAGGCGCTGACCCTCGCCAAGCGCGTGGGCGTACTCAAGGGCAAAGACAAGAGTGCCGAAAGTGCTGCAGTTGCCCCAGCTGGACTTCCGGCGGCAGACGCCGGAAAGACGGCTTCCACGCAGTCCGAAGCAGCCAAAAAGGTGGTCGGAGCGAGCGGCGGCCCGTTGATCTCGCTGCTTGGCAGTACGGGTAATGCGGATGGCGCGCTGACGGCGTTCGACGATCAGGGGGCTGGCCTGACCGATCTCGAATACGAACTTGAGCGTCTGAGCGCCGTGCTGTTCGAGGTCGATCGGGTGACCACGGAACTCGACCTTGCGCAGATGGCTTTTCCGAGCCGCAATCCGGTCCCTGGCGGGCGCCGTAACTCGTCTTTCGGTACCCGGGTAGATCCGTTCAACGGCCGCAGCGCGTTTCACTCCGGTCTCGATTTCCAGGCGCGTGCAGGTACCCCGATTCATGCCAGCGCGGGCGGTCGGGTTGTTTTTTCCGGCTATCACCGCGAGTACGGCTATCTGGTCGAAATCGATCACGGTAACGGGCTGGTCAGTCGCTATGCGCACTGTTCGCGCCTGTTCGTGAAGGTGGGCGACGTGGTGACGCCCTTGCAACGGATTGCCGCGGTAGGCTCGACCGGCCGTTCGACCGGCGCGCATCTGCACTTCGAAGTGCTGCGCAACGGGGCCTTCGTCAATCCCCTGCGCTACCTCGACAACTCCTGA
- the ppsA gene encoding phosphoenolpyruvate synthase, whose protein sequence is MSRYVIPFVELRMTDVDKVGGKNASLGEMISQLPSSVRVPGGFATTADAYREFLAHNGLADRINAALDALNVDDVDALVKVGAEIRQWIVDTPFPAQLESEIKSAYEKITSEGEGSFAVRSSATAEDLPDASFAGQQETFLNIHGYENILHAMKEVFASLYNDRAIAYRVHKDFAHADVALSAGVQRMVRSDTGASGVMFTIDTESGFKDVVFITSSYGLGETVVQGAVNPDEFYVHKPMLALGRPAVVRRNLGSKLIQMVFADKKEAGKSVRTIDVPEADRNRFSLTDEDVLELARYAVVIEKHYGRPMDIEWGKDGVDGKLYILQARPETVKSQSSGHVMEKYRLKQYGKALTHGRAIGQKIGAGTVRVVKDASEMNRVQAGDILVTDMTDPNWEPVMKRASAIVTNRGGRTCHAAIIARELGIPAIVGCGNATDILSEGDSVTVSCAEGDTGYVYRGKLEFEVITTDMGNLPEIPVKIMMNVGNPELAFEFAQIPNGGVGLARLEFVINNMIGIHPKAILELGQVPASLRDEINRRSRGYATPKQFFIEKLVEGVATIAAAFYPKPVIVRMSDFKSNEYRKLLGGDIYEPEEENPMLGFRGASRYIAHSFRDCFEMECAAMRKVRNELGLTNVQIMIPFVRNLEEASGVVDLLAEHGLKRGVNDLKLIMMCEIPSNALLADKFLEFFDGFSIGSNDLTQLTLGLDRDSGLVAHAFDERDEAVKALLSMAIKSANRLDKYVGICGQGPSDHADFAEWLMDEGIQTISLNPDTVVSTWLSLSTHATK, encoded by the coding sequence ATGAGCCGTTACGTCATTCCCTTCGTAGAACTTCGCATGACCGATGTCGACAAGGTCGGCGGAAAGAACGCCTCGCTCGGCGAGATGATCAGCCAGCTGCCTTCGAGCGTTCGCGTTCCGGGTGGTTTTGCCACCACTGCCGACGCCTATCGCGAGTTCCTTGCTCACAACGGGTTGGCTGACCGGATCAATGCCGCGCTTGATGCCCTCAACGTCGACGACGTTGATGCGCTGGTCAAGGTCGGTGCCGAGATTCGTCAGTGGATCGTCGACACCCCGTTCCCGGCCCAGCTCGAATCCGAGATCAAGTCGGCTTACGAGAAGATCACCTCTGAAGGCGAGGGCAGCTTTGCCGTTCGCTCTTCGGCCACCGCGGAAGACCTGCCCGACGCATCCTTTGCCGGCCAGCAGGAAACCTTCCTCAACATTCATGGCTACGAGAACATTCTCCACGCCATGAAGGAAGTGTTTGCTTCCCTGTACAACGACCGCGCGATCGCCTATCGCGTTCATAAGGATTTTGCACACGCCGACGTTGCGCTGTCGGCTGGCGTGCAGCGCATGGTGCGTTCGGATACCGGTGCGTCCGGCGTCATGTTCACCATCGATACCGAATCCGGCTTCAAGGACGTCGTTTTCATCACGTCATCCTACGGCCTGGGTGAGACGGTCGTCCAGGGTGCGGTGAACCCTGACGAGTTCTACGTGCACAAGCCCATGCTGGCACTGGGCCGTCCGGCTGTGGTTCGCCGCAACCTCGGTTCCAAGCTCATCCAGATGGTGTTCGCGGACAAGAAGGAAGCCGGCAAGTCGGTGCGCACGATCGATGTGCCCGAGGCCGATCGCAACCGCTTCTCGCTGACCGACGAAGATGTGCTCGAACTCGCGCGCTACGCAGTGGTCATCGAGAAGCACTACGGTCGCCCGATGGACATCGAGTGGGGCAAGGACGGCGTCGACGGCAAGCTGTACATCCTCCAGGCACGTCCTGAGACGGTGAAGAGCCAGTCCTCCGGCCACGTGATGGAGAAGTACCGCCTCAAGCAGTACGGCAAGGCACTGACCCACGGTCGCGCCATCGGTCAGAAGATCGGCGCCGGCACCGTGCGCGTGGTCAAGGATGCGTCCGAAATGAACCGCGTCCAGGCTGGCGACATCCTGGTGACGGACATGACCGATCCCAACTGGGAGCCGGTGATGAAGCGCGCCAGCGCCATCGTCACCAACCGTGGCGGTCGTACCTGCCACGCAGCGATCATCGCGCGTGAGCTTGGCATTCCGGCCATCGTGGGTTGCGGCAACGCCACCGACATCCTCTCCGAAGGCGATTCGGTGACCGTGTCCTGCGCCGAAGGCGACACCGGTTACGTGTATCGCGGCAAGCTCGAGTTCGAGGTCATCACCACCGACATGGGCAACCTGCCCGAGATCCCGGTGAAGATCATGATGAACGTGGGTAACCCCGAACTCGCCTTCGAGTTCGCGCAGATCCCCAACGGCGGCGTTGGTCTTGCCCGTCTCGAGTTCGTCATCAACAACATGATCGGCATTCACCCGAAGGCCATCCTCGAACTGGGCCAGGTGCCGGCCAGCCTGCGCGACGAGATCAATCGCCGTTCGCGCGGCTACGCCACGCCCAAGCAGTTCTTCATCGAGAAGCTGGTCGAAGGTGTGGCCACGATTGCTGCCGCTTTCTATCCGAAGCCTGTGATCGTACGCATGTCCGACTTCAAGTCGAACGAGTACCGCAAGCTGCTCGGTGGTGACATCTACGAGCCGGAAGAGGAAAACCCGATGCTGGGCTTCCGCGGCGCGTCGCGTTACATCGCGCACTCCTTCCGTGACTGCTTCGAGATGGAATGCGCCGCAATGCGCAAGGTACGCAACGAGCTGGGTCTGACCAACGTCCAGATCATGATTCCGTTCGTGCGCAACCTCGAAGAGGCGTCCGGCGTGGTGGATCTGCTCGCCGAGCATGGCCTGAAGCGTGGCGTGAACGATCTCAAGCTCATCATGATGTGCGAGATCCCGTCCAACGCGCTGCTGGCTGACAAGTTCCTCGAGTTCTTCGACGGCTTCTCGATTGGTTCCAACGACCTGACCCAGCTCACGCTGGGCCTGGACCGCGACTCTGGTCTGGTGGCGCATGCCTTCGACGAGCGCGACGAAGCGGTGAAGGCGCTGCTGTCGATGGCGATCAAGTCGGCCAATCGTCTCGACAAGTACGTCGGCATCTGTGGTCAGGGCCCGTCGGACCACGCAGACTTTGCCGAGTGGCTCATGGATGAAGGCATTCAGACCATTTCGCTGAACCCGGACACCGTGGTCTCGACCTGGCTGAGCCTGTCGACGCACGCAACCAAGTAA
- the ppsR gene encoding pyruvate, water dikinase regulatory protein, translating into MSNLPNRTVFFISDGTGITAETLGHSLLAQFPDARFRQVRIPFVDDLDKAIECASHIRDAFVTDGTRPIVFSTLVNPKMVEALHKADALFLELFDRFIGPLESELGQRSTHAVGRFHGIADSNDYKNRIEAINFAMAHDDGISSDGELAEADVILVGVSRSGKTPTSLYLAMQFGVKAANYPLIPEDFERNKLPGELHRYRSKLFGLTIAPERLSQIRQERRPNSRYASHDNCTYEIDAAQKLMRRENIRWLDSTTKSIEEISATILQTVRLNKPAY; encoded by the coding sequence ATGAGCAACCTTCCGAACCGGACAGTTTTTTTCATCTCCGACGGCACCGGCATCACCGCGGAAACACTGGGACACAGCCTGCTGGCACAATTCCCGGACGCCCGTTTCCGCCAGGTCCGGATCCCCTTTGTCGATGATCTCGACAAGGCGATTGAATGTGCAAGTCACATTCGAGACGCATTTGTTACCGATGGCACACGGCCAATCGTGTTCAGTACCCTGGTCAATCCCAAGATGGTCGAGGCCTTGCACAAGGCCGACGCCCTGTTTCTGGAACTCTTCGACCGCTTCATCGGCCCGCTCGAGTCCGAACTCGGACAACGCTCGACCCACGCCGTCGGCCGCTTTCACGGCATTGCCGACAGCAACGACTACAAGAACCGCATCGAGGCAATCAACTTCGCGATGGCCCACGACGACGGCATTTCGTCCGACGGCGAACTGGCCGAAGCGGATGTCATCCTGGTTGGCGTCTCCCGTTCGGGAAAAACCCCAACCAGCCTCTACCTTGCCATGCAGTTCGGCGTGAAGGCCGCCAATTATCCGCTTATTCCCGAAGATTTCGAGCGCAACAAGCTCCCCGGCGAACTTCATCGCTACCGGAGCAAGCTCTTCGGGCTCACCATCGCCCCCGAACGGCTGTCGCAAATCCGCCAGGAACGCAGGCCCAACAGTCGCTATGCATCGCATGACAACTGCACCTACGAAATCGACGCAGCGCAAAAATTGATGCGCCGCGAAAACATCCGCTGGCTCGACTCCACCACCAAGTCCATCGAGGAAATCTCGGCCACCATCCTGCAAACCGTCCGCCTCAACAAGCCGGCTTACTGA
- a CDS encoding DUF2863 family protein codes for MKRPRIKRRGGIGRLAEQLVWLSSGLAESGCRVEDRYWEERLTGAIDSVLGNDDEDTLNGALDRLFGSESPGYDELADHIESRAESAAGIATDHDILLIAAPILAWSRFSIPATSLSASTLANLRVHLQAHVLASNTQLAIADFLFSPDQLPQGYCATAGFAGLAGRAAISGQDLHIDTAGMPETSQFLSDTRYLLAAVAVRKGEALFRWQEQDGSREQALTQWRSQGGACLAPLMPGCVLEFVLPEAYFSASRAADKASRPYSIRASVAFLGAALDAPAPKLLAVIAPFRDDEIEEYRIGFTMHGREDVLHGVVWPLLGAEDETIDVPAEIEAVLRECGVGEVRYLDHRFPLEYCEDCGAPMYPSPEGEIMHAEMPEEQTEHVPRHLH; via the coding sequence ATGAAAAGACCGCGCATCAAGCGCCGCGGCGGCATTGGCCGCCTTGCTGAACAACTTGTCTGGCTCTCCTCCGGCCTGGCCGAATCCGGCTGCCGGGTAGAGGACCGCTACTGGGAAGAGCGCCTGACAGGCGCTATCGACAGCGTTCTGGGCAACGACGACGAAGACACACTGAACGGCGCACTCGATCGCCTGTTCGGGAGCGAGAGCCCGGGCTACGACGAGCTTGCGGATCACATCGAGTCGCGCGCCGAATCAGCCGCAGGCATTGCCACCGACCACGACATCCTGCTCATCGCCGCGCCCATCCTCGCGTGGTCACGATTCAGCATCCCCGCTACGTCCCTGTCGGCCTCGACGCTGGCAAACCTGCGCGTGCACCTGCAGGCGCACGTGCTCGCCTCGAATACGCAGCTGGCGATTGCCGACTTCCTCTTCAGCCCCGACCAGCTGCCTCAGGGCTACTGCGCTACGGCAGGCTTTGCAGGACTGGCCGGACGTGCCGCCATCAGCGGGCAGGACTTGCACATCGACACAGCCGGCATGCCGGAAACATCACAGTTTCTGTCCGACACGCGGTATCTGCTCGCTGCGGTTGCCGTGCGCAAGGGCGAAGCACTGTTCCGCTGGCAGGAGCAGGATGGCAGCCGCGAACAGGCGCTTACGCAGTGGCGCAGCCAGGGCGGCGCTTGCCTCGCCCCCCTGATGCCGGGCTGCGTCCTCGAGTTCGTGCTGCCCGAAGCCTACTTCAGTGCCAGCCGGGCAGCCGACAAGGCCAGCAGACCCTACTCCATCCGGGCCTCGGTTGCCTTCCTCGGTGCAGCGCTCGACGCCCCGGCCCCCAAGCTGCTGGCGGTGATCGCACCGTTCAGGGATGACGAGATCGAGGAATACCGCATTGGTTTCACCATGCATGGCCGGGAAGACGTGCTGCATGGCGTCGTATGGCCCCTGCTGGGTGCAGAGGATGAAACCATCGACGTGCCTGCGGAGATCGAAGCCGTGCTGCGCGAATGCGGCGTCGGCGAGGTGCGCTACCTCGATCACCGTTTCCCGCTGGAATACTGCGAGGACTGTGGCGCCCCGATGTACCCCTCGCCCGAGGGCGAGATCATGCACGCCGAAATGCCCGAAGAGCAGACCGAACACGTGCCGCGCCACCTGCACTGA
- the msrB gene encoding peptide-methionine (R)-S-oxide reductase MsrB, with protein MSRKIEKTDAAWRELLTSIQYHVAREKGTERAFTGEYWDTWDKGEYHCVCCDAPLFASEHKFDAGCGWPSFWTAAEADNVESAEDNSHFMRRTEVLCHQCGAHLGHVFEDGPQPTGLRYCINSASIRFIPEEKSGD; from the coding sequence ATGAGTCGCAAGATTGAAAAAACCGATGCAGCCTGGCGCGAACTGCTGACATCCATCCAGTACCACGTCGCGCGCGAGAAAGGCACTGAACGCGCCTTTACCGGGGAATACTGGGATACCTGGGACAAGGGCGAGTACCACTGCGTATGCTGCGACGCACCGCTCTTTGCCTCCGAGCACAAGTTCGATGCCGGTTGCGGCTGGCCCAGTTTCTGGACCGCCGCCGAAGCGGACAACGTCGAGTCTGCAGAAGACAACAGCCATTTCATGCGCCGCACCGAGGTGCTGTGCCATCAGTGCGGCGCTCACCTGGGACACGTGTTCGAGGACGGCCCCCAGCCGACCGGCCTGCGCTACTGCATCAATTCGGCATCGATCCGCTTCATCCCCGAGGAGAAATCCGGGGACTGA
- a CDS encoding alpha/beta fold hydrolase, translating to MSLLDNLRNLFKAPPAPVRPYRGLREGSVQCIGPHGLHRMAYTEWGDRDNPRVVICAHGLTRNGRDFDDLALALSDEYRVICPDVVGRGRSDWLGVKSDYGFPLYVSDMITLIARLNVDKVHWVGTSMGGIIGMLIASQPHSPISRLVLNDVGPVITAASLRRIGPYVGTAPVFPSMEFAEAYVREVSAPFGPLTDAQWRHLTQYTVRPVADGFAMVYDPGIGEAFRQIPIVMDIDMWDTYERVGCTTLALRGAESDLLEHETLEAMAVRGPKAKIVEFAGVGHAPMLMDPAQIAVVRDFLLQA from the coding sequence ATGAGCCTGCTCGACAACTTGCGCAATCTGTTCAAGGCGCCTCCCGCGCCGGTACGGCCCTACCGCGGGCTGCGTGAAGGCTCGGTTCAATGCATCGGCCCGCATGGCCTGCATCGCATGGCTTACACCGAGTGGGGCGACCGGGACAATCCGCGGGTCGTGATCTGCGCTCACGGCCTGACACGCAACGGGCGCGACTTCGACGATCTCGCGCTTGCGCTCTCGGACGAGTACCGGGTGATTTGTCCGGATGTGGTGGGGCGCGGTCGGAGTGACTGGCTCGGGGTCAAGTCGGATTACGGCTTTCCGCTCTATGTCTCCGACATGATCACGCTCATCGCCCGGCTCAATGTCGACAAGGTGCATTGGGTGGGAACCTCGATGGGCGGCATCATCGGCATGCTGATCGCCAGTCAGCCGCATTCGCCGATCAGCCGGCTTGTGCTCAACGATGTGGGGCCGGTGATCACCGCAGCGTCCCTGCGCCGGATCGGGCCCTATGTGGGCACTGCGCCGGTTTTTCCGTCGATGGAGTTCGCAGAGGCCTATGTCCGCGAGGTCAGCGCTCCTTTCGGTCCGCTGACCGATGCCCAGTGGCGCCACCTGACCCAATACACCGTGAGACCGGTGGCCGATGGTTTTGCGATGGTCTATGACCCGGGTATCGGCGAGGCTTTCCGTCAGATTCCGATCGTGATGGACATCGACATGTGGGACACCTACGAACGGGTTGGCTGCACGACCCTGGCCCTGCGCGGGGCCGAGTCAGATCTGCTGGAGCACGAAACGCTCGAGGCCATGGCGGTGCGCGGCCCCAAGGCAAAGATCGTCGAGTTTGCAGGGGTCGGCCATGCGCCGATGCTGATGGACCCGGCGCAGATTGCGGTGGTGCGCGACTTCCTGCTCCAGGCCTGA
- a CDS encoding PQQ-dependent sugar dehydrogenase, translating to MLLLLVVGVAQAANPVRVTVVASGLKTPWSLAFLPDGRMLVTERPGRMRIVSPQGTVSAPIAGVPEVHARGQGGLLDVVLSPAYASDRTIFFSFAQPTKAGARTAVARAVLDSETLKLSEVKIIFAQNEAPSGGHHWGSRLVFGRDGNLFVTLGDRYSFRDRAQDLDSHMGKIVRIRPDGSVPPDNPFVGKAGALPEIWSYGHRNVQGAALHPLTGVLWAQEHGPQGGDEINEILPGRNYGWPVITYGREYVVGTRIGEGTERADVEPPRHQWTPSIAPSGMSFYTGDVYPGWKGNLFVGALKFRLLARMIEEGGKVREAERLLEDFGRRIRDVRQGPDGKLWLLEETEGSVLRLDPG from the coding sequence ATGCTGCTGTTGCTCGTGGTTGGCGTGGCACAGGCAGCGAACCCGGTACGGGTGACAGTGGTGGCGAGCGGGCTTAAGACGCCCTGGTCTCTGGCCTTCCTGCCCGATGGCCGCATGCTGGTGACTGAGCGGCCGGGGCGCATGCGCATCGTCTCGCCACAGGGCACGGTGTCTGCGCCGATCGCGGGGGTGCCAGAAGTGCACGCGCGCGGGCAGGGCGGCTTGCTCGATGTCGTGCTCAGTCCCGCGTATGCATCGGATCGCACGATTTTCTTCTCCTTTGCCCAGCCCACCAAGGCGGGGGCGCGCACCGCGGTGGCGCGCGCAGTGCTCGACAGCGAGACGCTGAAGTTGAGCGAGGTGAAGATCATCTTTGCGCAGAACGAGGCCCCGTCGGGCGGCCATCACTGGGGTTCTCGGCTCGTTTTCGGGCGTGACGGCAATCTCTTCGTCACGCTTGGCGATCGCTACAGTTTCCGTGACCGTGCGCAGGATCTGGACAGCCATATGGGGAAGATCGTCCGCATCCGTCCCGATGGCTCGGTCCCGCCCGACAACCCCTTCGTCGGCAAGGCGGGCGCGCTGCCGGAGATCTGGTCCTACGGTCATCGCAACGTCCAGGGCGCTGCCCTGCATCCGTTGACCGGCGTGCTGTGGGCGCAGGAGCACGGTCCGCAGGGGGGCGACGAGATCAACGAGATCCTGCCTGGGCGCAACTACGGCTGGCCGGTGATCACCTATGGCCGGGAGTATGTCGTCGGCACGCGCATCGGCGAAGGCACGGAGCGAGCCGATGTCGAACCGCCTCGTCACCAATGGACGCCCTCGATTGCGCCGTCGGGCATGAGCTTCTACACCGGTGATGTCTATCCGGGGTGGAAGGGCAACCTGTTCGTTGGGGCACTCAAATTCCGCTTGCTGGCGCGAATGATCGAGGAGGGCGGCAAGGTGCGCGAGGCCGAGCGGCTGCTGGAGGATTTCGGACGTCGTATCCGGGATGTTCGTCAGGGCCCGGACGGCAAGTTGTGGTTGCTCGAAGAAACCGAGGGTTCGGTTCTGAGGCTTGATCCGGGCTGA
- a CDS encoding IclR family transcriptional regulator, translating into MLTNDNPGPSTPEPQHGGTEGRTTERVDRRGIQSIEVGGTLLQALVRNGTPMMLKDLAREAGMPPAKAHPYLVSFGKLGLIEQDPVTGRYGLGPFSLQMGLTALHALDPIKAAMPEIARLADDIQLNVAIAVWGNRGPTIIRIEECHRPIHINMRPGTVMTPLMLTATGRVFAAFLPDRITRPLVEEELSQLGAGEQPALKMSKRHVDEILSDVRKHGIARALGHPIPGINAFCAPVFDNSGALSLAITAMGPAGAFDTDWNGSTATKVLACAREISGRLGNITGAG; encoded by the coding sequence ATGCTGACAAACGACAATCCCGGCCCGAGCACGCCGGAACCTCAACACGGCGGCACCGAAGGCCGGACGACGGAGCGCGTCGACCGCCGTGGCATCCAGTCCATCGAGGTCGGCGGCACCTTGTTGCAGGCGCTGGTGCGAAACGGCACGCCGATGATGCTCAAGGACCTTGCGCGCGAGGCCGGCATGCCGCCCGCAAAGGCCCACCCCTACCTGGTGAGCTTCGGCAAGCTCGGACTCATTGAACAGGACCCCGTCACGGGTCGCTACGGCTTGGGACCGTTCTCTCTGCAAATGGGCCTGACCGCACTGCACGCGCTCGACCCGATCAAGGCGGCAATGCCCGAAATCGCCAGGCTGGCAGACGACATCCAGCTCAACGTAGCAATCGCGGTATGGGGTAACCGTGGCCCCACGATCATCCGCATCGAAGAGTGTCACCGCCCGATCCATATCAACATGCGTCCGGGCACGGTGATGACGCCGCTGATGCTCACGGCCACCGGCCGTGTCTTTGCAGCCTTCCTGCCCGACCGCATCACTCGCCCGCTGGTGGAGGAAGAACTCTCGCAGCTGGGTGCAGGCGAACAGCCGGCGCTCAAGATGTCAAAGCGCCATGTCGACGAGATTTTGAGCGATGTGCGCAAGCATGGCATCGCGCGCGCCCTCGGTCACCCGATTCCGGGCATCAATGCATTCTGCGCCCCGGTATTCGACAACAGCGGGGCACTTTCGCTGGCCATTACCGCGATGGGCCCCGCGGGCGCTTTCGACACCGACTGGAACGGCAGCACTGCCACCAAGGTGCTTGCCTGCGCGCGCGAAATTTCCGGCCGACTGGGCAATATCACGGGCGCGGGCTGA
- the maiA gene encoding maleylacetoacetate isomerase: MKLYTYFRSSAAYRVRIALNLKGLDYESIPVHLTRTGGEHRQEDYLAVNPAALVPALAEGGRVMTQSMAIIEYLDETHPEPALLPGTPVDRARIRAIAQTIACDIHPLNNLRVLQYLGRDLGASDEQKSAWYRHWVELGLAAVEAMLAVDARTGAFCHGDTPTLADCCLVPQVFNARRFNCRMDALPVISRIAERCEDLEAFRLAAPGNQPDAE, translated from the coding sequence ATGAAGCTCTATACCTATTTCCGCAGTTCGGCTGCCTATCGCGTGCGTATTGCCCTCAATCTGAAGGGGCTGGACTATGAGTCGATTCCCGTCCACCTGACCCGCACCGGCGGGGAACACCGGCAGGAAGACTACCTTGCGGTCAATCCTGCGGCCCTGGTGCCTGCGCTCGCAGAAGGGGGCCGGGTGATGACCCAGTCGATGGCGATCATCGAGTATCTGGATGAAACCCACCCCGAGCCAGCGCTGCTGCCGGGGACACCGGTCGACCGCGCCCGTATCCGCGCGATTGCTCAGACCATTGCCTGCGATATCCATCCGCTCAACAACCTGCGCGTGCTGCAGTACCTCGGGCGCGATCTGGGCGCGAGTGACGAGCAGAAGAGTGCGTGGTATCGGCACTGGGTCGAACTGGGGCTCGCCGCGGTCGAAGCGATGCTGGCGGTCGATGCGCGCACCGGTGCGTTCTGCCATGGCGACACGCCCACGCTGGCAGATTGCTGTCTCGTGCCGCAGGTGTTCAATGCGCGTCGCTTCAATTGCCGAATGGACGCGCTGCCAGTGATCAGTCGCATTGCCGAACGCTGCGAAGACCTCGAAGCCTTCCGCCTCGCCGCGCCGGGTAATCAGCCCGACGCCGAGTAA
- a CDS encoding TRAP transporter substrate-binding protein, translating to MKTRHFVNAALGAALALGATLAGAQEITLKVAHFWPSAALSQQKVLLPWCEKIAKESANRLKCQIYPSMQLGGTPPQLIQQATDGVADIVWTLPGYTAGRFPSVEVFELPFMSRSAESTSRAVWDYVEKYGQKDFARVKPLAFHVHDNGFVHGNKQIKTMADFNGLKMRAPTRLTNKMLAAFGAAPVAMPLPAVTESMSKGVIDGYVLPWEVIPTMKLQELTKYHTETDPAEPALYTAVFVIAMNKAKYDSLPADLKKVIDNNSGADFSAQIGRVWDESAPAARQQAVDHGNVFNTIPASELVSWRKEGDKLATEWVDEMNGKGYPGQAMLDSAKSLIEKYKR from the coding sequence GGTGCCACGCTGGCCGGTGCGCAGGAGATCACGCTCAAGGTGGCGCACTTCTGGCCGTCGGCAGCCCTGTCGCAGCAGAAGGTGTTGCTGCCCTGGTGCGAGAAAATCGCCAAGGAGTCTGCGAACCGGCTGAAATGTCAGATCTACCCCTCGATGCAGCTTGGCGGCACACCACCGCAGCTGATCCAGCAGGCCACCGATGGCGTGGCCGACATTGTGTGGACCTTGCCCGGCTACACGGCGGGGCGTTTCCCGTCGGTCGAGGTGTTCGAGCTTCCGTTCATGTCGCGCTCGGCCGAATCGACCAGCCGTGCCGTCTGGGACTATGTCGAGAAGTATGGGCAGAAGGACTTTGCACGGGTCAAGCCGCTGGCCTTCCACGTGCATGACAACGGGTTCGTGCACGGCAACAAGCAGATCAAGACGATGGCCGATTTCAATGGCCTGAAGATGCGCGCCCCCACCCGGCTTACCAACAAGATGCTGGCTGCTTTCGGTGCCGCACCCGTCGCGATGCCGCTGCCCGCGGTTACCGAGTCAATGTCCAAGGGCGTGATCGACGGCTACGTCCTGCCGTGGGAGGTGATTCCCACGATGAAGCTGCAGGAACTCACGAAGTATCACACCGAAACCGATCCTGCCGAACCGGCCCTGTACACGGCGGTGTTTGTCATTGCCATGAACAAGGCAAAGTACGACAGCCTGCCGGCGGACCTGAAAAAGGTGATCGACAATAACTCCGGTGCCGATTTCTCGGCCCAGATCGGTCGCGTGTGGGATGAGTCCGCGCCGGCTGCGCGTCAGCAGGCGGTTGATCACGGTAACGTGTTCAACACCATTCCTGCCTCGGAACTGGTTTCGTGGCGCAAGGAAGGCGACAAGCTGGCGACCGAGTGGGTCGATGAGATGAACGGTAAGGGTTACCCCGGGCAGGCCATGCTCGACAGCGCGAAGAGTCTGATCGAGAAGTACAAGCGCTGA